TTTTTCATTCTGCAGCAACATTGGATTTTGAAGCAGATTTGAAAtctaatacaaatattaactTATTAGGTACACGCAGAGTCGTACAGCTTTGCCAAGAAATAAGAGATTTGAAGGTAAATTATTCCTATATGTTATCTAGTAATGTACTTTCAGACAATTATATATCGTAACTTAATTCATAGTGTTctgtttattaaatacaatttccaTTAACTCCTTTTTTCAGGCTTTAGTGCATGTCTCTAGTGCATATGTAAACTCAGTGTTGACTGAAGTGGACGAACAAGTCTATCCTGCGCCATATGATGTAAATGAATTAATCGCGTTagtagaaaaattggatattgAAACGTTAAAACAAGAAACCCCAAGTATATTAAAGGATCATCCAAATTCTTACACATTCACAAAACATTTAGCTGAGCATGAAGTTAAAAATGGAGGTATTCCTGCTGCTATTGTGCGTCCTTCAATGAGTACGTATAttacatgtaaaaatatttctattttccaaaaaaattatatattataaatattttatatttgcagTAACAGCATCATGGAAGGAACCAATTCCTGGATGGACAGTATCAAAGAATGGTGTACAAGGATTTTTAATGGGTGCTAGCAAAGGTGTTGTAAGAAGATTACCAGTTGTAAAAGACATAATTTACGACTACATTCCAGTGGATCTGGTTGTAAACAATCTCATTGTTGCAGCTTATGCTGTGAATCAAGATAGGTATGGCAAAATTTATCACTTAAGTCATTTAACTATTATATACAGTAATATCTTCTTGTTGCAGTAAAGGAAAGTTAAAAGTGTATCATTGTACATCAGGTACACGCAATCCATTCAAATGGGCTAACATCGAACCgaaaatcaattattatttacataaatatccatTACAAAGTGCAGTTTGGTATCCGTATCTTAAATTGCTACCTACGATCTTCATGTTTAGGCTCTCTgcaatttttgtacatttaattCCAGCATATATTTTGGATACAGTTGCAAGATTAACAGGTGGTCGACCAAtgtaagttataaattatgattactttaatacataatttttaacgtaTGTAAACTGCATTCAcgatatcaaatcaataaaaaatatattttttcagtttGGTACGATTACACACGAATGTTAATAACTCATTGGATCGTCTAAAGACGTTTATTTTTACTGAATGGAAGTTCTATAATCCTCGTACGATAGATTTATATGATTCGCTATCAGAGATTGACAAAAACCTCTTTAATTTGGATATTAAGCCACTGATATGGGAAAACTACTTTATTGATTTGATACAGGGAGTCAGGCAATATTTGAATAACGAATCCCCAAAATCATTGGAAAAAGCGCGTTCCAAAGATAAGATGTAAGtacttatataattttttctttccttaaaaacaaaatatatgtcAATAAAGAAATCATTacctattttttatatttttagtctACTGGTTGTGCATATTGGCTTGCAAGCTGTATTGTTAGGACTTGTTTGGTGGTTTGTCAAAACTATTTTTGCCACTTCTTGGACTGCTGCTGGTTTGGTCGTTCCTATTACTTATCTTCTTTTTGATGAATTATAGACtacatacataatttaattaaaattaataaatatttccattttatatatatacatatatgcatatatcgGGTAAGGATACGTTCTCCGCGCTTTTTCAGTATAATTCATTTAGAGTACACTCAGATTTCTATACACTGAACGATCAGTACGGTGTTGGGAAggacaattatttatacattgttataaaatgtttaactTTTTCTATAGTTTCATACGATAGTAAACGATGCTGGAgacattgtaatatatatatatatatataatattatatatatataatattatatatatataatatatatatatatataatctacaatgaatatcgaaatattttatttcttttaaattatattataaatttattcattgcTTTGTGACAACAAGATAAAATTTGCTTTGTACCGCTtcatttaaacaaatatttttatgtgcaAACTTTTATAACGCGTGATCTGAATAcactataataaaattagtctttatttatgtacattatattttattttccttcgttttcatACCCTTGTCCTAGCATCAAATAAAGTTGCATGAGAAAGACTTTACGTGAAACGCAATACATAAGTAGTCTCTCTTCGAAatacatttatgttataatCGTGATAGTTATCATGAAATGTGACATAATATACTTCAATAACATGaacaatgaatatatatacattactCGATAAAACAAAGAGATAAAATCACTTTACAGTAGATCATCGTAAAAATGACTGAGATAAAGTTAATAAACGTTGGAAGAAAATGTAGACAACGAAAAATTATCAACATCTTTTGCCTACGAAACCAAcacatgtataaatataaacagtattaataataacttgAGCGTAATTCAAATTCGACGCTAATTCATTCAAACAAATTCAGATATGTAATCTCCTGGTGTCATCCTTCCAGAAGAATGATTACAAgacaatgttttttttttgcgcaatctttaatagtatatttaattttacttttatttatataaaacatttaacatTATTCTTCTGGATACTTAGAGCAATAAGTAAATAACAAACaatatcttaataaaaaatttgattaataagTTCAATTTATATTGGAAGTTTTACGAAAAAGAGGGACTCTTGGGCCTACTTGGATTAATTCGAAACTGATacgataatattataatcttGAACTTTATAAAATCATGGTATGTaagtggaaaaagaaattgacaaaaaaaaaaagtattcaGCACATCTTTGGGATTTCTGTCCACGTCACAACATTAGAAAACaggatttaataatataaatgaataaaaagaaattctaaaagaaTGTTATCTTAATACAACGTTGATCCTTGATGAGGTAATGTAAGGTCCCTTCTTTAGTCACAGTCAATTAAGATGATGAGAAGAAATAGAGGATAAAGTAGTGAAAGTAAAAACAAGATAGGAAACGCagtttgtttgttttatacttataaaatattttaaatgttaagctttaaaataaattcaactaaataataatataatttcagcgtaatataataataaagagtaaaataaataatgacaGAAATAATAACGCAAGTTTAACACATCAacattatagaaataatttattattcacaatataatTTTGCAACAAACGATTTTGAATCAAAAAATGATAATCACTGTATTTTGACCAAGTATTTAAACGACAAAATCTTTTTACACCCACGTATCAAAATATAGGTCTTCCAAATAACGTAGAAGCTCAAAGGCTAAAGCGAAATaaattcatacatttttattggaaCTTTAAGGTTTTCCATTACATAAATTGACAAATTGATTGTACGAAAACTACCAAACGCATCGATCCAAAATTTGGTTCCATATTTTAGTATGACCAGTACATATTTATCACAGAGCCTCAATATTGTACGATTATTTTaactaaaattataaacaatttagGAAAGCTAGATATATTGTAATCTcattttacgaataattttattatctacaactttctatcgaaacattttcacgtacaacaaatattttttaacatataaagcgaaatatgaaaagaacTCGTGTTTTGTTTCGTCTAATCGATACTTTGTTTATGAAGCCCGGGAGAAAATCTGTTCgaaattcgtttatttcgttCTAAATATCGTTCCGGATCTT
This Bombus pascuorum chromosome 1, iyBomPasc1.1, whole genome shotgun sequence DNA region includes the following protein-coding sequences:
- the LOC132914128 gene encoding putative fatty acyl-CoA reductase CG8306, with translation MASNVTELYNGKTVFLTGGTGFVGVCLIEKLLRCMPDLKNIYVLLRPKKGKKIEERLEDIKKNSVFNRLKEENKTNLFNKLIPIAGDVGEENLGLSSADRLTLVEDVNIVFHSAATLDFEADLKSNTNINLLGTRRVVQLCQEIRDLKALVHVSSAYVNSVLTEVDEQVYPAPYDVNELIALVEKLDIETLKQETPSILKDHPNSYTFTKHLAEHEVKNGGIPAAIVRPSMITASWKEPIPGWTVSKNGVQGFLMGASKGVVRRLPVVKDIIYDYIPVDLVVNNLIVAAYAVNQDSKGKLKVYHCTSGTRNPFKWANIEPKINYYLHKYPLQSAVWYPYLKLLPTIFMFRLSAIFVHLIPAYILDTVARLTGGRPILVRLHTNVNNSLDRLKTFIFTEWKFYNPRTIDLYDSLSEIDKNLFNLDIKPLIWENYFIDLIQGVRQYLNNESPKSLEKARSKDKILLVVHIGLQAVLLGLVWWFVKTIFATSWTAAGLVVPITYLLFDEL